TGGACCGACACCTTCATTGGGAGGCGGGGGTGCATAGAGTTCTTCATAGAGGCAGGAGCTTAGTATTCCATAAATTGAATCGAGGGAGGAATAAATTCTTAACagaattattataaataaaaaaagcaaatcacTACTGCACATAATATTCGGAGAatcagagaactggaaaacagCTTCAATGTGACAGGATCATATGGAATATTGGGATGGGGTTTGAGACATGATGTAAAAAAGagtataatatttttttcaatatatatttaacatCTTTATTCACATTAATTATAGTAATGCTAGAATCACCTCTAAAGTGggaaatttctaatttttttggtGATTAATCTGTAGTTTAATTCCCTGAatcacttaaaatatttcagattttTGTGCTATGTTGAGCTGATGATATAACCTAGTATTTAGTTAATTTGGGAAATTGATTGATGTACACATTGAGTATAAGTTAAGTTTGAGTAAATATTCCATGTGTACATATAAAAGATTATACATACAATTCAATTCCCACATGTTTGAAGATGAAAAAGCACACTATTAAGAAGTAactcatgattttaaaataaataatacaataggctttttaaagtgttttgaaatttaaaatgctaTATTTAAAAACTTGGAGTTAAATCTGCTCTTAGAGAATAATATATATTCCTAACTTTTATACAtatctgtatgtgtgtatgtattatttagtagtatgtatattttaatgtaaagaaTCTGAAATTCTACATATTCACAACAAACTAAAATAAGAACAACAatgtaaagataaagaaaatagaagatagaaaataataagtataaGAAGAGAATTTAGTAAAGATAAACATAGGAGGATAAACAGTCAAAGCTAAATGTAATGAAAGGCATAATTTATAAATCATTACAATATTGAATCAAGAAATATTGCATAATGTTTAGTGATAGAACTTAAAATTAGGAGATATGTACAGAAAATTTTAACCTCATAAAACTACCAAATGAATTACTTTCTGGCAAGACATTTGAAAACTTAAATGAATTTACAAAGTCCCAGTAAAATAAGTCATCAAAAtatcccaagaaaaatgaaaaacttgaAATGTTTCTTATTTGCTTAGTGTATTCAACATAGTTTAAAACGagattctcaaaaaaaaatttggagACCAATGTTGCACTGGGAAATGCAACCAATCTTTCCAGGGAAAGAATACCTATTTAGGGTGGcagacttgcccagtggttacagcatccgtctaccacatgggaggtccatggttcaaaccccgggcctccttgacccgtgtggagctggcccatgcacagtgctcatgcacacaaggagtgctgtgccacgcaggggtgtccctgcagaGAGGAgttccacgcgcaaggagtgcgccctataaggagtgctgcccagcgcaaaagaaagtggagcctgcccaggagtggtgccacacacatggagagctgacacaacaggatgacacaacaaaaagaagcacagattcctgtgctgctgacaacaacagaagaagacaaagaagatgcagcaaatagacacagagaatgaacaactgggttggggggaggggaaggggagataaataaataaataaataaataaagaataccCATTTATTCAATCTTTTCCAGATAACAGGAAGAATTGGGAAAACTTCACAATTAATATTATGAGAGGAGCTTAACATTGGTACCAAATTTTGATAACATTTTTTCAAGAATCAAATATACAAGTCACTTTCTCTTTTGAACAGAAACTCACATAAACTAAAAATACCTGCAATCGAAATCCAGCTGTATTTTATAAAGAGACTGTATCCATAAAAATTTTGTCTTGTGCAAAATAATTCAGTACATGAGTACCccagaaaggaaaaacaataatttcaataaattcaggggaacatttaataaaattaaacaaacattCAATAAAATAGCTCAATGGACATTAAGtccattgtttaaaaataaaaacaaaaatgttgctgaccaaattagaaaaagaaggaaatgacatATGTGgggtaaaatatttgaaatagatTGTGCCAGTGAGGTATCTCATCTAGGATCGATGGAGTGCTCCTATAAGACTACAAGAGTGACAGAAAATCCAGGAATAAAAAGGGCATGGCTTGTGCACTGGCTTTTCCCAGaaaaaacatcttgaaatatGCAATGCACATATGAGCTAATGTTCAGTTTAATTAGTCACTAAGAAACTGCAAATAAAAGTCATAGATTAAAAGCTCAAAATGTCCCCCTAaatagcaaattttttttttaaaagtccatgtcATGGGTCTCAGAAAACATGGTACAATTGGAAAGAAAGTTGTTTGTTGGAGTCTAAACTGGTGTAATCATTTACAAAACTGggtggcattatttacaaatatgaatatttatatagcATGTGACCCAGTTTTGGAGCATCATAATTGTACCATAAGTACTAATAtgctcagagcagcattattGATAATAACCAAAACCCATAAACACATAAACATCTATTATCActaaaatggatgaataaaataagaTGTATGAATATAATAGAAATCTATCCAGCAATATATGTGAATAGATTACAACACTGACACCCAAGAAGatcactatattttaaaaatataaaataacaagtgTCAACATGCAATTGTCGGACATCATAGAAATTGGAAATCTAGGGCACTGTAAAATAGCTCAACCACTGCGGAAAGCATTACTATACTTCTTAAAAATTTAACTATTGAACCACTATATACAGGTTCTCAAATGAAAGTTGTGCACAATGTTTATTCCAACATTATTCAAATAACATGTGGAAATAATCTAAGTGTCCATCCatagctaaatttttaaaatatggatttgcacacaacagaatattatttggccacaaGTAAATATTCTAAAGGAACGAACCTTGTACACATTATCCTCATTGAAATAGGGagggcaaaaaaaggaaaaatattatacaatgccctgggatggtgatgtcaacACCAGTTCTAAATTAAGAGAAGTTTTGATGCACATGTCTgagggatgcaattcttctgattgctgttgtagacactctcagttccctggccGGTTCTTgatcatcttcatctccctgttaggtgacctgggtaagtccaatcaactagagagtatgtgttgcaagtctgctgaggctcagggcccaactagcacatggacagtacagagtaacaagtctcctgagtatacaccaaccccagtgccagccacaggtttagtaaaagtgacagaaagacatgtgtagaaaggtcatatctgtgtccaactccatcacactcaggaacacaaattccaaaacagggtccactggcaagatactgaactccagagccacctgccatgaccatagaaactgtgggtctccgtcgccctcaggagcaccacgacctggggttatatctacattggctgtctctgggatcatgCTGAGGCATGTGAGCGTGGTCCCTCTGATGATTAAGCAGATTTAAATGATAAGgaaccaaaaaagtaaaagtaatgtAACTGAATAAGAAGTAAGTTCTCTTGAATATAACACATAAAGAAATAAGTGTATTTTGAGAACAggtaaggtcaaaaagcatttaatAGTGCCTGCTAAAATGTGAAAAGCCCAGAGCCAGGCGTTTAAAACTACAGGCACAGGGAAGAAAGTAGTGGCGCAAATGGATctttatgtaaaataattttcatcaaatttggttGAATTGCTtacataaacatttttatgtttataCTGTATGatgatataaatatgttcaaCCTGTTATAATACCAGAAGGATATATAGTTTCAATATTACAAAATTTTACAATGTTTTATTAAGAAATCATGAGATTAAATCTTATTTAGGAAAAGCCTACTCTACCATCTTCATAAGGGAGGGACAGGAAAAATATTAAGGCGAGCTTTGAATATAAGTAGGAGATGAGAAATGCAAAGAGACACAAATTGTACATAAAACAGATATTTCAAGAACATGAACTCTTgacatttaaatttatatatttatatgccagAAGAAagtttggagctggcagaaaaaagcATCAGAGAACTCAaagattagatttttaaaatgagacatttgggttgattccaacttttttgCAGtactgaataatgccactatgaacatgcacaccattgttcatagtggcattatttactactacaaaaagttgaaatcaacccaaatgcccatcaacagatgaatggataagcaaaatgtggtatacacataggatggaatattactcagctgtaagaaagaatacagtacaaacacatgagataacacggataaatcttgagaatgttgttgagcgaagcaagccaggcattgaggataaatactacatgacctctctgatatgaaataaacaaaccaCATCATTTCAGAGAGCCAAAAATTGGATAATAGGCTTataagaaattggggggggggaggttgtgagctgatgactacatgggtgaaatctatcaTAAAGTtgagtaagtatttgtacagggaagggataagacatgGGCCTAGAGCTACCTTTGCATGGagtttgcaggcttgaggggggctagggttgggaggatgggtcagatggcccaaggaattggagggaaggatgaggggaacatttgaacatgggcGATTTTCagttatgtggttgaaactataaaactgagaaaattttaggaaataaaatatggaaggattacatgtttaagatgcttaagggggccatctggcacaggggcaggcttccagggagtgtgtgagtgctcattttgccatagtgcgTTATATCATTGAGtagagatccatacaatgagaggGGAGGtgtacccacaacctggggaggcctgatgttctgaaatagagggaattacATCTCCCTAGAGAACTGGTGTTCCCAGTGGGggagggcagtctagtatgtcaagccctcagcactgttgtaagtatctgtGAATTTGGTCCCTCAAGCAgggaagattggttgtcactgtgggctctgatgggagggggagagaggaatagaactgatggaagcagggtaattgGGGGACAATGAAAATGTGCCTCAAAATCATGgaataatggatataggacacaTTAAATTTCGCCAAAAATGTATGATAGTCTATAggctaaattgtaaaccataatgtaaaatataaggtaactaaaaatttagaaaattgtaccataatgtaaaccaaaaaggAATCATGTTTGACAGCTATGTCTCAATATCTTAAcgtcagctgcagcaaataaaacatgaacatgtaaaaagatcattgctggggaagggggaaaagggtttcatgttgggtatatgggagtcccctatattgcatatgtgactttaaagtgatctaaaacttatttgaagggaaaattaataaggacaaaaagaggatgtagacactgaagaaaaaatgaaattgccttaccactgtacatacagagcaacacctgttatagtgatgaaaggcaaaacatcaaaaacaaagtttatgatatttttcatttttaatgccctaatttatttttactttaattattttttctaaattaatatatattctatttctaatctttatacCTATCACTAGTCTTTAGTTTTCCTATTAATTTGATTTAGTAATATATTACaattcatttttgaaattttggaccacagaagggttcaaatggtggtggtgggggaatgctgttgtggggtgttattgatggaggacacatggttgggagtgatttctccagggcatgtatttagggtacataaaaatatttggatatatattGGGGTTTTCATATTAGTTCCAGCTGCAAACAACAAATGAGGGAATGCTGAGGTCCTAAGCAAGGGATCACTGTCACATTTCCCAAGGGAAGAGTAACAATCCCTTAAATAcaacagcaaagaccagtgaagaagggtggtccaatgatgggccttcACACTGATGCCTATGCACAGGAGCCTGTGAGCTTGAAATTTCacctaggcctagagttgcagggttcctaagagttacctcctgagagcctccatgatgcccaaatgtggccactctctaagccaaactcaccatgtaaagGTATTTTCTTCCCCCCACCACGGGGCATTACTCCTGGGCATGAGATTCCCTGTtcccaagggattactaccaatcactaactggtgatgcaactacaaaaagatcttgaataaaatggggaaatggtaaagaaaaatgaatttatatggctaagagtcttcagaaaGACTACTGAGTCacaaaggttctatggtcatggcagctgactctggagttcagggcttTCTTTGTGGGCCTCACTTTAGAATTtgagttcctgagtgtgatggagttggactcagatgagacctttccacacatacctcttctgtcacatttactgaatcttggttggtgctggggtgtgAGTAAACATAGGAGactcaatctctggactgtccatatgccaccAGGAACTcaagtctcagcagagttgcaacttctactcttcGGGTTttttggacttgcacaggtcaggtataagggaggtgaagatggtccaccagggaactgagagttcCTAACTCcaagaaggagaattgcatccatcaactctgtgggatctaagcacctcttgatacagaggtggagtgtacGTCACCAGCCCAGGGTCTATAGGATAGAAGAATAATATATGGGTTGGTGTGTACTTACTTgtaatctactatagaactattgtgactagtaatgttataaactgtagcattgatctggagagactgtccACGTTTTATAAAGAGAGcagggagaagaaggaggagatgagatgtggaggcatttttcggacttggagttttcataaatgatattgcaggaacagatgctagacattatataccctgccataacccactgaatgtactgggggagagagtaaactacaatgtaaactataatccatgtggtgcagcagtgcctcagaatgtattcactaaatgcaatgaatgagccacaatgatgagaggttcttgatgtggaaggagtgaaGAGGGTGAGGTGTGAGGTgtgtgagaacctcttatattttttaatgtaacattttttatggtctatgcatctttaaaaaaaaaacagttattttttaaaaaatgagacagcctgagaagtagaaagaaaagagagtCATTAAATGCTGAAATAACCTGACATCTCTGGGGCACTGTCAAGCACACTGATATATAaaatatgggagttccagaaggagaagagggatTATTcatagaaataatgacagagaatttcccaaacttagcaaaagttgtgaatatggacatccaagaagcccagagaataccaaacaggataaatatgtataaaaatacagCCCTTTATATATCTATCATGAAATCAAATGTTTATGTCAAGGAGAGAGtaatgaaagctgcaagagagaagtaaCAAGTTATGAAAAAttgagtcccaattagattgagtgccaattttGCTTTAGAAACCTTTTAAGCAAGAAGGAAGCAGGCTGAAATAAGTGCttaaagaaaacaactgctagccaagaattttatcgacatatgcaaaaataaaaaataagactcTTAAATCACACGTTGTATAACAATCAATCACAagtgcatcaaagacctaaatataagagctagaataattaaactcctagaacaaatggggaagcatcttcaggaccatgtgtctggcaatgatttcttagattttacacccaaagcacaagcaacaatagaaaaaatatacatcaggaccacatcaaaatttaaaaaaaacaaaaaacttttgtGACTGAAAGGATATTTGCCATGTAAATCAAATGGCAAAATacacaatgggtgaaaatatttagaaaccatatatccaaaaagagtttaatatccagaatatataaggaactaCCTCAGCTtaccaacaaaaagacaaacaacccaattaaaaatctGGGCCATACACCTCTCCAAAGAATGTACAAAAAGCAccagaaagcacctgaaaagatgttcaatatcattagtttagcacaaatgcaaattaaaaccacaaagagataatATTCACACCTATTACAATGGCTGATAcggaaaaacaaacagaaaataagtgttggggaggatgtgagaaataggaatactcattcattgtagGTGGGGATATGAAATGGGGCAATGGATGTGGAAGACAGGTtgtatgacctggcaatcacACTACTCAGTATAtacttaaaagaacagaaaaaaggcaCATTAAAAGATATTTATACATCAAGGTAAGTTGTTGACAGCGGGGTCGTGTATTATTTGTCCCATTATTCTGGTTTAGTTTTTCTTAGCCTGAGAATAATGTGCTGTAGATAAGGAGAGGGAAGGTAATATTTTAATTTGAGGGAGTCAAAACTTTCTGAAAGAGAATTTCATGTctgcttattaaatatttatttgggtCTGACCTTCATCAAGAAATCAActacaggcagcggacttggcccagtggttagggcatccgtctaccacatgggaggtccgcagttcaaacctcgggcctcctggacccgtgtggagctggcccacgtgcggtgctgatgtgcacaaggagtgccgagccatgcaggggtgtcctgcaagtaggggagccccatgcgcaaggagtgcatcccataaggagagccgcccaacgtgaaagaagctgcagcctgcccaggaatggcgctgcacacagggagagctgacacaacaagatggtacaactaaagaaacacagattcccgtgtcaccgacgacaacagaagtgcagcaaatagacacagagaacacagacaaccagggtgggggcagaagaaggggagaaaaatagataaataaataaatcttaaaaacaaaagaaatcaacTACAGGGGAGCAAATGTATTTCaatggtttgagcacctgcttcccatatatgagttcccaggttcaatctctggtacctcctaagttttttttttttaatttttattgttattggaatAGTGAAAGTGGTCTAAGAAAGGTTGACGTTATGaacacacaaatatatgattacactgaataattttgattgtatattttggatgttttatgctttattaatatgtatcaataaaattgatttgtttaaaaaagtcaaaaaacataaaaagaaatcaactctTTGTTAAATGTAGAAGCAGAAGCGGAAGTCTTGAGTCTTAAAGGTTCCAATAGAACTTTGCTGAATTGTGGTTTATATGTGCGGTAGAAAGTTTGCAGAGATGGGCCCtattttcaaatattcacagaatcCATATTTTTCAATAGGGCTATAGAGCTCCTACTTTGATTCTGAGCTCAACTTCAAGGGTCTTATATATTTTAGCCAAGATAATGTACTGTGAGTGTCAGCAAGTTTCAAGGCACCTTGAAGTGTTTCTCCTGTTCTTTCTGGAACCCTGACACTGAAATTGAACAACTCCACCTGGTAGGTAATGATAGAAATGCAGCCGACACCAGTTGCCTCAGCAAAAGCCACTCTAACTTACATCAATCCAGAAAACACACAAGCTTGAAAGTGGTCCAGACAGAATCAGGAGAGACTTACCTGCTGACACAGATGAACATAGCCCATGAAGATCTCTGCAGAGATCAACAAATATCCAACCCATAAATGGATGAAGCAATAAGAACATTGGCTTAAACCAGTTGTATTAGGATTGCCTTTTATCCAGCAATAGGCAACAGATATGATCAGAAGATTCAGAAGCTTCTTATTTCTAGGATTCCTTCATATATTTGAAGACAGCCTTCATGATCACACTGCTTTCACAGATGATTTCAGATAAGTGTGCTAGAAATTTACTATTAATGAGTTAACGTTATGGGAAAACAATAGTTGTTGAATTCACACTAGgtttatttaggaataaatattgCCATGACTCAGGGAAATCCATTTCCAGGGCAATCATTGGGCAGGATTtaaacttctttttattttatttatttttatttttatttaattctgttttttaaagatacatagatcaaaaagtatattacatttaaaaatatgaggttttcatatactccacaccccaccccaccccactcctcccataccaataacttctttcatcattgtgtcacattTATTAcatatggtgaatacattttgaagcaggGCTTCACCACAAGTCATTCTTTTCTCATGAAAATTGAAAGGGGTTATAAACTTTAAGGCTAAAATTGGATCATATAGTAAACACGCAGAGTACTAACCAAAAGAATCTttcatatttaaatgaaattcagaaaaagggTAGGCATTTTATTTCCAGGAATCAAATGagtcttatttaattttcattaacaTAATAGAGAACATGTAACTCTTTCCTGTACTACATTGCATAAAATATCATGTAAATGGAAACCATTAATGGTAGACAAAAGGTGTCTAACATAGAATGAATGATTTAAAGTTTTCCTTCAACATACTTATTAGGGCCATATTTGACCCTTTTAATCTAGGACTTAGTTTCAGAAATTTCAAAGAATCATGAAATCTATCTCTGAGATTTTGAGCTCTGAATTCACAGCATTTCTTCAATCCAGGACCAAGAACATTTTATGGCTTTCCACTAAGAAATCTTTTCAAAGCCCCCTTTATGTCTTTATTCCTCAGActgtagatgaaggggttcaacatgggtaTAAACACAGCATACATCACTGAGGCTGGTGCACTTGCATGTGCATTATGCAAAGCAAAATTACTAAGATATACTCCTAGACTCGTACAGTAAAATAAGGAGACAACTGTGAGGTGAGATGCACAGGTGGAAAATGCCTTCCATTTTCCCAGAGCTGATGAGATTCCACATATGGAGGAAACAATCTTAGAATAGGAGAAAATGATGCCAATGAATGGTCCTCCACCTAGCATCCCAGctgcaaaatacatcactatGTCATTGATGAAAGTGTCAGAACAGGCTAGCTGGACAATCTGATtatattcacagaaaaagtgggggattTCCAAGTGTGTACAAAATGATAGTCTCAAAACCAGTAAGCTTTGTAGCAAGGAATGCAATGCACTAACTACCCAGGACGCCAGAACCAGGATGATGCAGAGCTGAGTGTTCATGATGACCGCATATTGCAGGGgatgacagatggccacgaagcggtcataggccattgcagtgAGGAGCATGTTGTCTAAACCTCCAAATAACATGAAAAAGTAAATCTGAGTGAGGCAACCTTCATAGCTTATGACACTCCTCTGCATCTTGATATTCACCAGCATCTTTGGGGTCGTGGTGGAGATTAAACAGATGTCAGAAAAGGAgagattggagaggaagaagtacatgggtgtgtggaggtgggattCAGTGATggtggccaggatgatgagcagattcCCACAGATGGTGACAATAAACATAGACAAGAAGAGGCCAAAGACTAAGGAC
This genomic interval from Dasypus novemcinctus isolate mDasNov1 chromosome 30, mDasNov1.1.hap2, whole genome shotgun sequence contains the following:
- the LOC131276721 gene encoding olfactory receptor 7A17-like, which encodes MDPRNETRVPGFLLLGFSVEPELQSLVFGLFLSMFIVTICGNLLIILATITESHLHTPMYFFLSNLSFSDICLISTTTPKMLVNIKMQRSVISYEGCLTQIYFFMLFGGLDNMLLTAMAYDRFVAICHPLQYAVIMNTQLCIILVLASWVVSALHSLLQSLLVLRLSFCTHLEIPHFFCEYNQIVQLACSDTFINDIVMYFAAGMLGGGPFIGIIFSYSKIVSSICGISSALGKWKAFSTCASHLTVVSLFYCTSLGVYLSNFALHNAHASAPASVMYAVFIPMLNPFIYSLRNKDIKGALKRFLSGKP